The following coding sequences are from one Ruminococcus flavefaciens AE3010 window:
- a CDS encoding AraC family transcriptional regulator codes for MKKKYRNKLSKRIISTPTPAAKSAFFYIQEAGSTMKEDPYSAARRDLELFLIGAVVSGRGDLTVEDESISLVKGDCFFIDCRKRYCCKSSENEPWEMMWIYFNGSASQQYYDFFASNSKHTFRPLFFDKVVSDISKIIELHEKNESNAELYTSKYIVDLLTISLTFNNNEQQYDSALKQKLAAVNSYIEDHFTEDISLEKLSSEFYISKYYLTREYKHIYGKTIFQHIINARINYGKKLLRFSDKSVEEIAHLCGFNDQSYFARQFKKSENLTCFSYRKMWRD; via the coding sequence ATGAAAAAAAAATACAGAAATAAGCTTTCAAAACGAATAATATCCACACCTACTCCTGCTGCCAAAAGCGCCTTCTTCTATATACAGGAAGCAGGCAGCACAATGAAAGAAGACCCGTATTCAGCAGCTCGCCGTGACCTTGAGCTTTTTCTCATAGGAGCCGTTGTCAGCGGTCGTGGTGATCTTACAGTCGAAGACGAATCAATTTCACTTGTAAAAGGTGATTGCTTCTTCATAGACTGCCGTAAGCGGTATTGCTGTAAAAGCTCAGAAAACGAACCGTGGGAAATGATGTGGATATACTTTAACGGCAGTGCTTCACAGCAGTACTATGATTTTTTTGCTTCAAATTCAAAACATACTTTCAGACCTCTTTTCTTCGATAAAGTCGTCTCTGATATCAGTAAAATTATCGAGCTTCACGAAAAAAATGAGTCTAATGCGGAGCTGTATACTTCAAAATACATCGTTGATCTGCTTACTATCTCTCTGACATTCAATAATAATGAGCAGCAGTACGATTCAGCTCTGAAACAGAAGCTTGCTGCCGTAAACAGCTATATAGAGGATCATTTTACGGAAGATATTTCCCTCGAAAAGCTTTCCTCGGAGTTTTATATAAGCAAATATTATCTCACACGAGAATACAAGCATATTTACGGGAAGACGATCTTTCAGCACATAATCAACGCCCGAATCAATTACGGCAAGAAGCTTTTACGCTTCTCCGATAAGTCAGTTGAGGAAATCGCTCATCTATGCGGGTTCAATGACCAAAGCTATTTCGCAAGGCAATTCAAAAAATCCGAAAATCTCACCTGCTTTTCCTACAGAAAAATGTGGCGTGACTGA
- a CDS encoding DNA-3-methyladenine glycosylase family protein has product MDYRVQGRDIIVHEPDLDLDETLDCGQAFRWKKIPSDYGCTYEGYFINDKLTISQTSKSNFIFHDTSENDFVSKWINYFDFETDYSELKRCFSEDETLSKACEFAQGIRLLKQDSWECLISFIISQNNNIPRIKGIIDRLCEHYKGKFPDPPQLSSETEESLAYLRSGFRAKYILDAACKSANNEISLDKIAEMPIDEARTALKQIKGVGPKVAECVLLFGMYRTEAFPVDVWIKRVLAQYYPEGFPEFAKSKGGIAQQYLFHYIRNLPKQGE; this is encoded by the coding sequence ATGGATTACCGCGTACAAGGCAGAGATATTATCGTACATGAACCAGACCTCGACCTTGATGAAACTCTTGACTGCGGACAGGCTTTCCGCTGGAAAAAGATACCCTCTGATTATGGCTGTACATATGAGGGATATTTTATAAACGACAAACTTACGATCTCGCAGACAAGCAAAAGTAATTTTATTTTTCACGATACATCTGAGAACGATTTTGTCTCAAAGTGGATAAACTACTTTGACTTTGAGACCGACTACTCAGAGCTGAAGCGCTGCTTTTCGGAAGATGAAACTCTCTCAAAGGCCTGCGAATTTGCACAGGGCATCCGCTTGCTGAAGCAGGACAGCTGGGAGTGCCTTATTTCCTTTATTATTTCCCAGAACAATAATATTCCCCGTATCAAAGGCATTATCGACCGTCTCTGCGAGCATTACAAAGGGAAATTTCCCGACCCGCCGCAGCTCAGTTCCGAAACAGAAGAGTCTCTGGCATATCTCAGAAGCGGCTTCCGCGCAAAATATATTCTCGACGCCGCCTGCAAGTCTGCCAATAATGAGATCAGTCTCGATAAGATCGCAGAAATGCCGATAGACGAAGCCCGTACTGCTCTGAAGCAGATAAAAGGCGTTGGACCTAAGGTCGCTGAATGTGTTCTGCTTTTTGGAATGTACAGGACAGAAGCATTCCCTGTTGATGTGTGGATAAAACGAGTTCTCGCTCAGTATTACCCGGAAGGATTCCCTGAATTTGCCAAAAGCAAAGGTGGTATAGCTCAGCAGTATCTTTTTCATTACATAAGGAATTTGCCCAAACAAGGCGAATAA
- a CDS encoding TPM domain-containing protein codes for MKKFLSAAVFAAAVALTICSCSSKSSTYVPKHNVEATSQPFTEREVKAAEGTYVFDKAGLLSLEDTKACNDYAGWLYNAKLINTAVITVNELGDKSPYDYAADAFADIYEAKGSCLIILINNDTNEDVVYKTGTCLTNIGEKAQENAVYWSTKEIMKGDYRKGIMRLLQLGELCPDHITDNVQLFEYEQSKALEKALSSCKEDITLLVSKNNSTTPNEDILKTYYKRKYIDKSGIMLMLDTKSRKMIAYSEEKTPKELDTALKAANELTVKEDYYGAVNKIVEAMDGKTVS; via the coding sequence TTGAAAAAATTTTTATCCGCAGCTGTTTTTGCAGCTGCTGTCGCACTTACGATCTGCAGCTGTTCCTCAAAGAGCAGCACCTATGTACCAAAGCACAACGTCGAAGCAACAAGCCAGCCATTTACGGAACGCGAGGTAAAAGCTGCCGAGGGAACGTATGTCTTTGACAAAGCAGGTCTGCTAAGTCTTGAAGATACAAAAGCATGCAACGACTATGCAGGCTGGCTGTATAATGCGAAGCTTATTAACACGGCTGTCATTACGGTAAATGAGCTCGGTGATAAATCGCCTTATGATTATGCTGCTGATGCATTTGCTGATATATATGAAGCAAAGGGCAGCTGCCTTATAATTCTCATAAATAATGACACTAATGAAGATGTTGTCTATAAAACGGGCACCTGTCTGACAAATATAGGTGAAAAAGCTCAGGAAAACGCTGTATACTGGTCCACAAAGGAGATAATGAAAGGCGATTACAGAAAAGGGATCATGCGTCTTTTACAGCTGGGAGAGCTGTGCCCCGATCATATAACCGATAATGTTCAGCTTTTTGAATATGAGCAGAGCAAGGCTTTGGAGAAAGCTCTTTCATCGTGTAAGGAAGATATAACGCTTCTTGTCTCAAAAAACAACTCAACAACGCCAAATGAAGATATACTGAAAACCTATTATAAACGTAAATACATCGACAAAAGCGGGATAATGCTTATGCTTGATACAAAGAGCAGAAAAATGATCGCATACTCCGAAGAAAAGACACCTAAGGAGCTTGATACAGCGCTAAAGGCAGCAAATGAACTTACCGTCAAGGAGGACTATTACGGTGCTGTTAATAAAATAGTTGAAGCCATGGACGGAAAAACAGTTTCATGA
- a CDS encoding ABC transporter ATP-binding protein, protein MPPVGGPRGMGYLTDEEKKNRPKVTKALLKRIFSYLKPYWKQMLIVLAAIIISSTLTLLPSVITGKIIDEGLIGRSLNKLIFFIVMSLAVTLGANLIGVLESYMNTWIAQHITYDMRNKMYAHLQKMSQRFFTSNNQGDIITRMTSDISGVQQIITNTLTSILSNSITLIVAMIVMFRQNWVLAIVGMLVVPLFAIPTRSAGKTRWSITKESQACSDEINGILNETMSVSGQLLVKLFGMEQTEYDRYENVNRKMIKLNIREGMAGRWFRVALTTFSSIGPMLIYLAGGILMMKYDSDLTVGDITVLVALLGRMYGPVNQLLNIQVDWIRSMAMFTRIFEYFDMPVEIENAPDAITPDKEPEGEVEFRNVGFYYDKERQILNDINFSLESGKCIAVVGPSGSGKSTLVNLIPRLYDVTAGSVLFDGIDVRKLDLEYLRKHIGIVSQETYLFNGTIRENLLYAKPDATEEELIEACKQANIYEFIEKQETGLDTVVGNRGLKLSGGEKQRISIARVLLKDPALMIFDEATSALDSISEQKIQDAIDPLISSRTSILIAHRLSTILAADEILVIKDGIISERGTHSELVNKGGVYTELYKTQFSKAESGTERFEYTEGEDNTD, encoded by the coding sequence ATGCCGCCTGTTGGTGGACCGCGAGGAATGGGCTACCTTACCGATGAGGAAAAGAAAAACCGCCCTAAAGTTACAAAAGCACTGCTCAAAAGGATTTTTTCCTATCTGAAGCCGTATTGGAAGCAGATGCTTATAGTTCTTGCAGCTATAATCATTTCATCGACGCTTACCCTTCTGCCATCTGTTATTACAGGTAAGATAATCGACGAGGGACTTATTGGAAGAAGTCTCAATAAACTGATATTCTTTATCGTGATGTCATTGGCAGTAACTCTCGGAGCTAATCTCATAGGAGTACTTGAAAGCTACATGAATACATGGATAGCTCAGCATATAACCTATGATATGCGCAATAAGATGTATGCTCATTTGCAGAAGATGTCCCAGAGATTCTTTACATCGAATAATCAGGGCGATATCATAACGCGAATGACAAGCGATATATCGGGCGTTCAGCAGATAATCACAAATACACTGACAAGTATATTATCAAACTCCATTACTCTCATAGTTGCTATGATAGTAATGTTCAGACAGAACTGGGTACTTGCAATCGTGGGTATGCTTGTGGTGCCGCTTTTTGCTATACCCACACGAAGCGCAGGAAAAACAAGGTGGTCCATAACCAAGGAATCACAGGCTTGCAGCGATGAGATCAACGGCATACTCAATGAGACAATGTCTGTCAGCGGTCAGCTTCTGGTAAAGCTTTTCGGTATGGAGCAGACTGAGTACGACAGGTACGAAAATGTCAACCGCAAGATGATAAAGCTAAATATTCGTGAGGGAATGGCGGGGCGCTGGTTCAGAGTTGCTCTTACAACATTTTCAAGCATCGGACCTATGCTCATATATCTTGCAGGCGGTATTCTCATGATGAAGTATGATTCTGATCTCACTGTGGGCGATATCACAGTACTTGTGGCTCTTCTCGGCAGAATGTACGGTCCTGTTAATCAGCTTCTGAATATTCAGGTGGACTGGATTCGCTCAATGGCTATGTTTACAAGAATATTTGAGTATTTCGATATGCCGGTGGAGATAGAGAACGCTCCCGACGCCATAACTCCCGATAAAGAGCCCGAGGGCGAGGTGGAGTTCAGAAATGTGGGCTTCTATTACGATAAGGAGCGTCAGATACTCAATGATATCAACTTCTCCCTTGAAAGCGGCAAGTGCATTGCTGTTGTCGGTCCCTCAGGCTCGGGAAAGAGTACTCTTGTAAATCTTATTCCTCGCCTTTACGACGTTACCGCAGGAAGCGTACTGTTTGACGGTATTGACGTCAGGAAGCTTGATCTTGAGTATCTTCGCAAGCATATAGGCATCGTTAGTCAGGAAACATACCTTTTCAACGGAACTATCCGCGAAAACCTTCTGTACGCAAAGCCTGACGCTACAGAAGAGGAGCTTATTGAAGCCTGCAAGCAGGCTAATATCTACGAATTCATTGAAAAGCAGGAGACAGGTCTTGATACTGTTGTCGGAAACAGAGGACTGAAGCTCTCAGGCGGCGAAAAACAGCGTATATCAATTGCCCGCGTACTGTTAAAGGATCCTGCGCTCATGATTTTTGATGAAGCTACATCTGCTCTGGATTCTATATCCGAGCAGAAGATACAGGACGCCATAGATCCCCTAATCTCGTCAAGAACAAGTATTCTTATCGCACACAGACTTTCCACTATTCTCGCCGCTGATGAGATACTTGTCATCAAGGACGGTATAATATCAGAAAGAGGTACTCACAGCGAGCTTGTGAATAAGGGAGGAGTATATACCGAGCTTTACAAGACGCAGTTCAGTAAGGCTGAAAGCGGTACAGAACGTTTTGAATATACAGAAGGCGAGGATAATACGGACTAA
- a CDS encoding GTP pyrophosphokinase — MSEKDFITEAFDNLPALTDNSESMKEMFSHVFYDFLQLQHLYDSAIEVVRTHLNILDNEFSVKFQRNPIHNIESRLKSPQSIIGKLQKKGLPISTDAARKNLLDLAGIRVTCYYISDIYAIVEMLGRRDDFTVIKRKDYIKNPKPSGYRSYHMILNVPVYLSTHKEYAPVEIQIRTIAMDFWASLEHQLKYKTSTEITPEISEELRECAERIAETDIQMQRLYMQINDME, encoded by the coding sequence ATGAGCGAAAAAGACTTCATTACAGAAGCATTTGACAATCTCCCCGCACTTACGGACAACAGCGAGTCAATGAAGGAGATGTTCTCTCATGTTTTCTATGATTTTTTACAGCTTCAGCACCTTTACGATTCGGCTATTGAAGTAGTAAGGACACATCTAAACATTCTTGACAATGAATTCAGTGTTAAATTCCAGAGAAATCCTATCCATAATATTGAAAGCAGACTGAAATCGCCACAGTCCATAATCGGGAAACTACAAAAAAAGGGACTGCCTATCTCTACAGATGCCGCAAGGAAGAATCTGCTCGACCTTGCGGGAATCCGTGTTACCTGCTACTATATATCTGACATATATGCAATAGTCGAAATGCTTGGCAGACGTGATGATTTCACTGTTATAAAGCGCAAGGACTACATTAAGAATCCAAAGCCCAGCGGATACAGAAGCTATCATATGATACTGAATGTGCCTGTTTATCTGTCAACTCACAAAGAATATGCTCCTGTAGAGATACAGATACGAACCATAGCCATGGATTTCTGGGCAAGCCTTGAGCATCAGCTCAAATATAAGACCTCGACGGAGATAACCCCCGAAATATCCGAAGAGCTCCGTGAATGCGCCGAAAGAATAGCTGAGACTGATATCCAGATGCAGCGGTTATATATGCAGATAAATGATATGGAATAG
- a CDS encoding YdbC family protein, which yields MAELKYEITEKVGVLSENAKGWTKELNMVSWNEHEPKYDIREWSPDHSRMGKGVTLTADELAELKELLAGIDLDSFDEE from the coding sequence ATGGCAGAGCTTAAATACGAAATAACAGAGAAGGTAGGCGTTCTCTCAGAGAATGCAAAGGGGTGGACAAAGGAGCTTAATATGGTAAGCTGGAACGAGCACGAGCCAAAGTACGATATCCGTGAGTGGTCTCCCGATCATTCAAGAATGGGTAAGGGCGTTACTCTTACAGCTGACGAGCTTGCAGAGCTCAAGGAGCTTCTTGCAGGCATCGACCTTGATTCCTTCGATGAAGAATAA
- a CDS encoding undecaprenyl-diphosphate phosphatase encodes MIWEIIKTIILGIVEGITEWLPISSTGHLILVGEFLKLDQSDDFKEMFDVVIQFGAILAVVVIFWKKLWPFGKKDNAHPLNKSPFGQMIKTDIFMMWFKVLAACIPAAVIGLLLDDWIDEHFYNPWTVAVALIVFGIAFIVVENWNKGKNPKIKTISELTFNAAFIIGAFQLIAAVFPGTSRSGATIVGALLIGVSRTVAAEFTFYLAIPVMFGASLLKLVKFGFDFTGSELAVLLIGCVVSFLVSIFVIKFLMDYIKKHDFKVFGWYRIVLGILVLLYFGGKALIK; translated from the coding sequence ATGATTTGGGAGATAATCAAAACAATTATTCTCGGAATCGTCGAGGGGATCACTGAATGGCTGCCCATAAGCAGTACAGGACATCTTATCCTTGTCGGCGAATTCTTAAAACTCGACCAGTCAGATGACTTCAAAGAGATGTTCGACGTTGTAATACAATTTGGAGCTATTCTTGCTGTCGTTGTCATATTCTGGAAGAAGCTGTGGCCCTTCGGCAAGAAAGACAACGCTCACCCGCTGAACAAATCACCTTTCGGTCAGATGATAAAGACAGATATCTTTATGATGTGGTTCAAAGTCCTTGCAGCCTGCATACCAGCAGCTGTTATCGGACTCCTGCTTGATGACTGGATAGACGAGCATTTCTACAATCCGTGGACGGTTGCAGTAGCGCTCATTGTTTTCGGTATCGCATTTATTGTTGTTGAAAACTGGAACAAAGGCAAAAATCCCAAGATAAAAACAATATCCGAACTCACATTCAATGCAGCATTCATTATCGGCGCTTTTCAGCTTATAGCAGCTGTTTTTCCGGGAACCTCACGTTCGGGTGCAACTATTGTCGGAGCACTTCTTATCGGAGTTTCTCGTACTGTAGCAGCTGAATTCACATTCTATCTTGCTATTCCCGTTATGTTCGGAGCAAGTCTCCTTAAACTTGTAAAATTCGGATTCGACTTCACAGGCAGTGAGCTGGCAGTCCTTCTTATTGGCTGCGTTGTTTCATTCCTTGTCTCAATATTCGTTATCAAATTCCTTATGGACTACATAAAAAAACACGATTTCAAGGTCTTCGGCTGGTACAGAATAGTGCTCGGTATACTTGTACTGCTCTATTTCGGTGGAAAAGCTCTTATAAAATGA
- a CDS encoding Crp/Fnr family transcriptional regulator → MLPEDNILFKGIEHDDCHRMISCFNADIKKFKSGNRIMDYSDNPDKLGIILNGTAVMVRYDMNGVRSILESLEEQSIFGVYFTFTASQRSGIEIVAESDCEVMFVKRSEITKRCENACQCHSRVVENLLDLMSEKAISLNERIEVLSQRSIEDKLIICLSIIEEKTPKGKAPQIPFSTTALSDYLCVNRSALQREISRLKKAGILTISKRKFRLQHNQEHDI, encoded by the coding sequence ATGTTACCTGAAGATAATATACTATTTAAAGGCATTGAGCATGACGACTGTCACCGCATGATAAGCTGCTTTAACGCGGATATAAAGAAATTCAAGTCCGGAAACCGCATAATGGATTACTCTGATAATCCCGACAAGCTCGGAATAATATTAAACGGCACAGCAGTCATGGTACGCTATGATATGAATGGTGTACGTTCTATTTTGGAATCCCTTGAAGAACAAAGCATTTTCGGGGTATATTTCACTTTTACAGCCTCACAGCGAAGCGGTATTGAGATAGTTGCTGAAAGCGACTGCGAAGTCATGTTTGTTAAACGGTCTGAAATTACAAAAAGATGCGAAAACGCCTGTCAGTGCCATTCACGTGTAGTCGAAAATCTACTTGATCTTATGTCTGAAAAGGCTATATCCCTGAATGAACGTATCGAAGTCCTGAGCCAGCGCTCCATTGAGGATAAGCTTATCATCTGTCTGAGTATCATAGAGGAAAAAACTCCAAAAGGCAAAGCTCCTCAGATACCTTTTTCAACTACTGCTCTTTCAGACTACCTTTGCGTAAACAGAAGCGCCTTACAGCGTGAGATATCAAGACTGAAAAAAGCAGGGATACTTACAATATCCAAACGAAAATTTCGGTTACAGCATAATCAGGAACACGATATATAA
- the nrdD gene encoding anaerobic ribonucleoside-triphosphate reductase encodes MKINVIGEQLSQDEINAYIDYGKKKYSDREILGMTVKTDGEYVDLRYDFAQDVPFDRIRRITGYLVGTLDRFNNGKRAEEHDRVKHSV; translated from the coding sequence ATGAAAATCAATGTTATCGGCGAACAGCTCTCACAGGACGAGATCAACGCCTATATCGACTATGGCAAGAAAAAGTACAGCGACAGAGAGATTCTTGGCATGACAGTAAAGACCGACGGTGAATACGTTGATCTCCGCTATGATTTTGCGCAGGATGTTCCTTTCGACAGAATAAGAAGAATTACAGGCTATCTCGTTGGTACACTTGACCGTTTCAACAACGGAAAACGTGCAGAGGAGCATGACAGAGTAAAGCATTCAGTTTAA
- a CDS encoding NADH peroxidase yields the protein MKTYVCPICGYVHEGNEPPEKCPQCGVPGSKFIEKEMGDKLVFACEHELGVAKAVTDQEILDGLRSNFSGECSEVGMYLAMARVAYREGYAEIGAYWEKAAYEEAEHAAKFAELLGEVLSSSTKENLEKRVAAEHGATEGKLRLAKRAKELNLDAIHDTVHEMAKDEARHGKAFEGLLKRYFG from the coding sequence ATGAAAACCTATGTATGTCCAATTTGCGGATACGTTCACGAAGGAAACGAACCACCTGAAAAATGTCCACAGTGCGGTGTTCCCGGCTCAAAGTTCATTGAGAAGGAAATGGGCGACAAGCTTGTTTTTGCCTGCGAGCATGAGCTTGGAGTTGCAAAGGCTGTAACAGATCAGGAGATCCTTGACGGACTTAGATCTAATTTCAGCGGTGAGTGTTCAGAGGTTGGTATGTATCTTGCAATGGCAAGAGTAGCTTACAGAGAGGGCTATGCTGAGATAGGCGCTTACTGGGAAAAGGCTGCATATGAGGAAGCTGAGCACGCTGCTAAGTTTGCAGAGCTTCTCGGCGAGGTGCTTTCATCTTCCACAAAAGAAAACCTTGAAAAGAGAGTTGCTGCCGAGCACGGTGCAACAGAGGGCAAGCTCAGGCTCGCTAAGAGAGCTAAAGAGCTCAATCTGGACGCTATCCATGATACAGTTCATGAAATGGCAAAGGACGAAGCTCGTCACGGCAAGGCTTTCGAGGGACTTCTCAAGAGATACTTCGGTTAA
- a CDS encoding glycoside hydrolase family 3 protein — protein MKRTLDWNKYLEKAAEIVAEGIVMLKNDNNALPLDMSKTVSVFGRIQLHYYKSGTGSGGMVNVSKVTGIVDGLAEAGVKINEKLRDIYRKWDEENPFDQGGGWGGEPWNQKEMPLDDSIAEEAASVSETAIVIIGRTAGEEQDARLEEGSYLLTSVELDMLRKVRKYFKKVVVLLNVGGLIDLEQILECSPDSLLYVWQGGMTGGTGTAAVLTGKASPSGKLPDTIAYKISDYPSDEYFGDKNKAVYAEDIFVGYRWFETFAKDRVLYPFGFGLSYTTFDIELTYAKKYDSESMINVRVTNTGSYRGKEVVQVYCEAPQGKLGRAKRVLCGFVKTKELAPGESQSLKIKIDHRDIASYDDSEGKHCWVLEKGRYALHIGSNARNCIDQFHFEIEEDTVIEQCSQVLAPVEAFERFKAAENAEGITKILESVPLSNVDEEKRRLEHLPKEIAYTGDKGIKLVDVKNGNATMEQFVAQLSDHDLSCIIRGEGMGSPRVTAGTASAFGGVSDELVKFGIPAGCCSDGPSGMRLDCGTKAFSLPNGTLIASTFNRELVEELFEFMGTEMIANKVDCLLGPGMNIHRHPLNGRNFEYFSEDPFLTGQMASAELNGLHKVGVTGTIKHFCANNQETNRHFLDSVVSERALREIYLRGFEIAVKVGGAKTIMTTYGAINGLWTAGSFDLNTVVLRDEWGFKGFTMTDWWANVNYRGEEPKRSYYVPMARAQNDVYMVCSDSSCVDADIEAALKNGSLTRAELQRNAMNVLGFIMGTHAMKRLIGEEDIVEIINRPDSEELSDEPVVFYEIEDSLKLDLSNIRSEKGKNHSFALIIKKLGWYNVTITASSVQSPLAQIPVTIFAMGTASGTLTWNGTEGKLIPLACEIPMFSRFTAIRLYFAQNGLDLHSIEFKLVREADNMDLAFAEEN, from the coding sequence ATGAAAAGAACTCTTGACTGGAATAAATATCTTGAAAAAGCCGCAGAAATTGTTGCTGAGGGCATTGTCATGCTAAAAAATGACAATAATGCTCTGCCGCTGGATATGAGCAAGACGGTTTCTGTTTTCGGACGTATACAGCTCCATTATTATAAGAGCGGTACAGGCTCTGGCGGTATGGTCAATGTATCAAAGGTAACAGGCATCGTTGACGGACTTGCGGAAGCAGGCGTTAAGATAAATGAAAAACTGCGTGATATATACCGCAAATGGGACGAAGAGAACCCCTTTGATCAGGGCGGAGGCTGGGGCGGAGAGCCATGGAACCAAAAGGAAATGCCTCTTGACGACAGCATAGCCGAGGAAGCTGCGTCTGTAAGTGAAACTGCTATTGTTATAATAGGCAGAACAGCAGGCGAGGAGCAGGACGCACGTCTTGAAGAAGGCTCCTATCTTCTCACATCTGTGGAGCTTGATATGCTGAGAAAAGTTAGGAAGTATTTCAAGAAAGTCGTTGTACTTCTCAATGTCGGCGGACTTATCGACCTTGAGCAGATATTGGAATGCTCACCTGATTCATTATTATATGTATGGCAGGGCGGCATGACAGGCGGAACAGGTACTGCTGCTGTACTGACAGGTAAGGCCAGCCCATCGGGCAAGCTTCCTGACACGATAGCATATAAAATTTCAGATTATCCCTCGGACGAGTATTTCGGTGACAAGAATAAAGCGGTTTATGCAGAGGATATTTTCGTAGGCTACCGCTGGTTCGAGACCTTTGCAAAAGACAGAGTTCTATATCCATTTGGCTTTGGATTATCGTATACAACATTTGATATTGAATTGACTTACGCAAAAAAATACGATAGTGAAAGCATGATCAATGTCAGAGTGACAAATACAGGAAGCTACCGCGGCAAGGAAGTCGTTCAGGTATACTGCGAAGCTCCACAGGGGAAGCTTGGCAGAGCCAAGAGAGTCCTCTGCGGATTTGTAAAGACAAAAGAACTTGCGCCGGGCGAGTCACAGTCCTTGAAAATAAAAATAGATCACAGAGATATAGCTTCATATGATGACAGCGAGGGCAAGCATTGCTGGGTACTTGAAAAAGGCAGATATGCGCTCCATATAGGCAGCAACGCGAGAAACTGTATCGATCAATTCCATTTTGAGATAGAAGAAGATACAGTTATTGAGCAGTGTTCGCAGGTGCTGGCACCTGTTGAAGCCTTTGAAAGATTCAAGGCAGCTGAGAACGCTGAGGGGATTACGAAGATATTGGAAAGTGTCCCTCTCAGCAATGTTGACGAAGAAAAGCGCAGACTCGAACATCTTCCAAAGGAGATTGCATACACAGGAGATAAAGGTATAAAGCTTGTTGATGTGAAGAACGGAAATGCCACAATGGAGCAGTTCGTTGCTCAGCTGTCAGACCACGATCTCTCGTGTATAATTCGCGGCGAGGGCATGGGAAGTCCGAGAGTAACTGCAGGAACAGCTTCTGCATTTGGCGGAGTTTCCGATGAACTCGTTAAATTCGGTATCCCTGCGGGATGCTGTTCTGACGGTCCATCAGGAATGAGACTCGACTGCGGAACAAAGGCTTTCAGCCTGCCCAATGGCACGCTTATAGCTTCTACCTTCAACCGTGAGCTTGTCGAGGAGCTTTTTGAGTTCATGGGAACTGAAATGATAGCAAACAAGGTGGATTGCTTGCTCGGCCCCGGAATGAATATTCATCGTCATCCACTTAACGGCAGAAACTTTGAGTACTTCTCGGAAGATCCTTTCCTCACAGGACAGATGGCTTCGGCAGAGCTAAACGGACTTCACAAAGTTGGTGTTACAGGTACAATTAAGCACTTCTGTGCAAACAATCAGGAGACGAACCGTCATTTCCTTGATTCAGTTGTGTCCGAAAGAGCTCTCCGTGAGATATATCTCAGAGGGTTTGAAATAGCTGTTAAAGTAGGAGGAGCCAAAACGATAATGACGACCTACGGAGCTATAAACGGCTTATGGACCGCAGGAAGCTTTGATCTGAACACTGTGGTGCTTCGTGACGAATGGGGCTTCAAGGGCTTTACCATGACTGACTGGTGGGCGAATGTTAACTACAGAGGTGAAGAACCAAAGCGAAGCTATTATGTTCCTATGGCAAGAGCTCAGAACGACGTATATATGGTCTGCTCAGACAGCTCTTGCGTTGATGCGGATATTGAAGCTGCACTAAAGAACGGCTCCCTCACAAGAGCGGAGCTTCAGCGAAATGCAATGAATGTACTTGGTTTTATTATGGGCACCCACGCAATGAAGCGCCTCATTGGAGAAGAAGACATTGTTGAGATAATAAACCGTCCCGACAGTGAAGAGCTGTCTGACGAACCTGTTGTTTTCTACGAAATTGAGGATTCTTTAAAGCTTGATCTTTCAAACATCAGAAGCGAAAAGGGTAAGAATCACTCATTTGCACTTATCATAAAGAAGCTTGGCTGGTATAATGTTACTATCACAGCATCATCTGTTCAGAGCCCGCTTGCGCAGATACCTGTTACCATATTTGCAATGGGTACAGCCAGCGGCACTCTTACATGGAACGGAACAGAGGGAAAGCTCATACCGCTGGCCTGTGAAATACCCATGTTCTCACGCTTTACGGCAATACGCCTTTATTTTGCACAGAACGGACTCGATCTTCACAGCATAGAATTCAAGCTTGTACGCGAAGCTGATAATATGGATCTTGCCTTTGCCGAGGAGAATTAA